A region from the Cellvibrio sp. PSBB006 genome encodes:
- a CDS encoding type VI secretion system tube protein Hcp: MDLILLQPGNAEGIFGAGDSNTWTTGGSLIDKPGLTEDLGKNFGQCIELVSIHQGMKQQVTTDVSNSARTSGRPVITEFTCVKYVDKTSVKFYEFCLRAEPIGKGADKPTRIYILRNSGDKTANILTFELRDALISEIQFQSHPNDMPTEQFKLNFTEILWTYTVQNADTSLAGNKMSGWSVSRNRPIGQFTDNSPTF; encoded by the coding sequence ATGGATTTAATTTTATTGCAACCCGGCAATGCGGAAGGCATCTTCGGTGCAGGTGACTCCAACACCTGGACAACCGGCGGTAGCCTGATCGACAAGCCCGGCCTGACGGAAGACCTGGGGAAAAATTTCGGCCAGTGTATTGAGCTGGTATCTATTCACCAGGGCATGAAGCAACAGGTCACCACGGATGTCAGTAACTCGGCGCGCACCTCTGGTCGTCCGGTTATCACTGAATTTACCTGCGTGAAATATGTGGATAAAACCTCGGTGAAATTTTATGAATTTTGTCTGCGTGCCGAGCCCATCGGCAAAGGTGCGGACAAGCCGACGCGTATTTATATCCTGCGCAACTCCGGTGATAAAACGGCCAACATCCTGACCTTTGAATTGCGTGATGCATTGATCAGCGAGATTCAATTTCAATCCCATCCCAACGATATGCCGACGGAACAGTTCAAGCTGAATTTCACCGAAATCCTGTGGACTTACACGGTACAGAATGCGGATACCTCACTGGCGGGCAACAAAATGTCCGGCTGGAGCGTGTCGCGCAATCGACCGATCGGACAGTTCACTGACAACTCGCCCACCTTCTGA
- the tssC gene encoding type VI secretion system contractile sheath large subunit, translating into MSESIQKVLARRRPPRVKITYDVETGGAAEKKELPFIVGILADLSGDTPTAERSALKERKMVEIDSEIFDSVMASFNAGITFSYKLPEDDATADAKKSTLAFSKLEQFSPLSIVQRFDPLKEIYEKRADLRDMQARIESDDEVERLIDATMADSPEGEALRKDFTAAYDPAATDGWVSADLAAVAKDNTPESYTQSGDKQKANANRAYGRFVQMVVADYDNLKTTEGSVVKKIDRLVVDMDTRLSNILNQVLHDENFQRLESSWRGLFHLVARAETGTSLKLRVLNITRKELKDDLFKAVEFDQSHLFKLIYEAEYGTYGGAPYSLLLGDYSFGRDPESISLLEKVSQVAASAHAPFIAAASPDMFGLKSFDKLAKPRDLAKIFESVELNEWRGFRDQEDSRYVTLTLPRILLRLPYGEKRLAADGLRFEEQVVVPILREGEALPDVIMHDDYEENSGNVDAERCLWGNPAYFLAERITHAFTLYGWTAAIRGVEGGGLLEGLPNLTFKTADGDIDMQCPTEVAITDRREKELNDLGFITACHCKGTNRAAFFGGQTTNKPKKYLSDSANSNAQLSAMLPYVLAASRFAHYLKVIMRDKVGRFMTRGNVEKYLNEWIAQYILLDDEATQEVKAAFPLREARIDVTSIPGKPGAYNATLFLKPHFQLEDLTTSIRLVAELPA; encoded by the coding sequence ATGTCGGAAAGTATTCAGAAAGTCCTGGCTCGACGTCGCCCGCCCCGGGTAAAGATCACTTACGATGTCGAAACCGGAGGCGCAGCGGAGAAAAAAGAATTGCCGTTTATTGTAGGAATATTGGCGGATTTGTCCGGCGATACCCCTACGGCAGAGCGGTCAGCCTTGAAAGAGCGCAAGATGGTGGAGATAGACTCGGAAATTTTTGATTCGGTAATGGCTTCGTTCAATGCGGGTATTACCTTTTCATACAAATTACCCGAAGATGATGCCACCGCCGATGCCAAAAAAAGCACGCTGGCATTCAGTAAGCTGGAGCAATTCAGTCCGCTGTCTATTGTCCAACGCTTTGATCCGTTAAAAGAAATTTATGAAAAGCGGGCTGACCTGCGCGATATGCAAGCTCGCATTGAAAGCGATGATGAAGTTGAGCGTCTTATTGACGCCACCATGGCTGACTCACCGGAAGGTGAGGCGCTGCGTAAGGATTTCACGGCGGCTTACGACCCGGCAGCCACCGATGGCTGGGTGTCAGCAGATCTTGCAGCCGTGGCGAAGGATAATACGCCGGAGTCCTACACCCAATCCGGCGATAAACAAAAAGCCAATGCCAATCGCGCGTATGGTCGTTTTGTGCAGATGGTGGTTGCTGATTATGACAACCTCAAAACCACCGAAGGCAGTGTGGTTAAAAAGATCGACAGATTAGTTGTCGACATGGATACACGCTTGAGCAATATCCTTAACCAGGTATTGCATGATGAAAACTTTCAACGGCTGGAATCGTCCTGGCGTGGGCTGTTTCATCTGGTTGCGCGTGCTGAAACCGGTACTTCATTGAAGTTACGGGTTTTGAATATCACGCGCAAGGAATTGAAAGATGACTTGTTCAAAGCGGTTGAGTTTGATCAAAGCCATTTGTTCAAACTGATTTATGAAGCGGAATACGGTACTTATGGTGGTGCGCCCTACAGTTTGCTGCTGGGCGATTACAGCTTTGGCCGAGATCCGGAAAGTATTAGCCTGCTGGAAAAAGTATCCCAGGTGGCCGCTTCGGCACATGCACCGTTTATCGCTGCGGCGTCACCGGATATGTTTGGCTTGAAGTCGTTCGATAAATTAGCCAAGCCGCGCGACCTCGCCAAGATATTTGAAAGCGTTGAGCTCAATGAATGGCGCGGTTTTCGCGACCAGGAAGATTCCCGTTACGTCACTCTGACATTGCCGCGCATCTTGTTGCGTTTGCCTTACGGTGAAAAACGTCTGGCGGCGGATGGTCTGCGTTTTGAAGAACAGGTCGTTGTGCCGATCTTGCGCGAAGGCGAAGCCTTGCCTGATGTCATCATGCACGATGATTACGAAGAAAATTCCGGTAATGTCGATGCTGAACGTTGTCTGTGGGGCAACCCTGCGTATTTCCTCGCCGAGCGAATTACCCACGCGTTTACGCTTTATGGTTGGACAGCGGCCATTCGCGGTGTTGAGGGCGGTGGGTTGCTGGAAGGCTTGCCCAATCTCACCTTTAAAACGGCAGACGGTGACATTGATATGCAATGTCCCACGGAAGTAGCCATTACCGACCGCCGCGAAAAAGAGCTGAATGACCTGGGCTTTATCACGGCGTGTCATTGCAAGGGCACCAATCGCGCCGCCTTTTTCGGCGGACAGACCACCAATAAACCCAAGAAATATTTATCTGATTCCGCCAACAGTAATGCGCAGCTGTCTGCCATGTTGCCTTATGTGTTAGCCGCTTCGCGCTTTGCACATTACTTGAAGGTGATCATGCGCGATAAGGTGGGCCGTTTCATGACTCGCGGTAATGTCGAAAAATATCTCAACGAATGGATCGCGCAATACATCCTCCTGGATGACGAGGCGACCCAGGAAGTGAAGGCGGCATTTCCGTTACGTGAAGCGCGGATCGATGTCACCAGTATTCCGGGCAAACCCGGTGCCTACAACGCCACCTTATTCCTCAAGCCGCATTTCCAGCTTGAAGACCTTACGACTTCCATTCGTCTGGTAGCTGAGCTGCCGGCTTAA
- a CDS encoding sigma-54-dependent Fis family transcriptional regulator, whose translation MTKTKIYLQCISSEEERSLIISALDAAGIDIVCSEESLEEVIHLLAVGDGFSASMPLLPKPDLLINFSHHPLSLIDTEVLPWPGNVKECAQLLRNWFAPPRLHAAVGLNMIGSSESLQGLIAVINRVSHSDAPVLVQGETGTGKEVAARAIHYLSPREAGPFVPVNCGAYSDDLFIAELFGFERGAFTDAKKNHAGFIEQAEKGTLFLDEVDSLSPKAQVVLLRFLQDREYRPLGSSGYKRANVRIIAASNKSTSYLLSGEHFREDLFYRLDILAVNIPPLRQRSDDIPQLCQHFLKRFSQEYNRPNKVLSQRTLAWMSAYEWPGNIRELENYLHKLFVLTESTVIDVADVKGLPGTASVTHMTCESSTGLMDENTLDSFQQEKARVIEEFEKNYIRTLLQRCAGNISKAARLAGKERRSFTRLIEKYGVDKNQYQTDRYPT comes from the coding sequence GTGACAAAGACAAAAATATATCTGCAATGCATATCTTCGGAAGAAGAACGCAGTTTGATCATCAGTGCATTGGATGCTGCCGGAATTGACATCGTTTGTTCTGAAGAGTCGTTAGAAGAGGTCATCCATTTGCTGGCGGTGGGTGATGGATTTTCCGCTTCTATGCCGTTGCTGCCAAAACCGGATCTGCTCATCAATTTTTCGCATCATCCGTTATCCCTGATTGATACTGAGGTCTTACCTTGGCCGGGTAATGTGAAAGAGTGCGCGCAACTGCTGCGCAATTGGTTTGCACCGCCGCGTCTTCATGCTGCTGTCGGGCTTAATATGATCGGTTCGAGTGAATCCTTGCAGGGTTTGATTGCTGTGATCAACCGGGTAAGTCATTCTGACGCGCCGGTTTTGGTGCAGGGAGAAACTGGAACGGGTAAAGAAGTCGCTGCGCGTGCTATTCACTATTTGAGCCCCAGGGAAGCGGGTCCGTTTGTTCCCGTTAACTGCGGTGCATACAGTGATGATTTATTTATTGCGGAGCTTTTCGGTTTCGAGCGCGGTGCCTTCACTGATGCCAAAAAAAATCACGCGGGCTTTATTGAGCAGGCGGAAAAGGGAACACTTTTCCTTGATGAAGTGGACAGTTTGTCGCCCAAGGCCCAGGTCGTTTTGTTACGTTTTTTACAGGATAGAGAATACCGTCCACTTGGCTCGTCGGGCTATAAACGAGCTAACGTAAGGATTATTGCTGCAAGTAATAAATCCACCAGCTATCTTTTGTCCGGGGAACATTTCAGGGAAGACTTGTTTTATCGGCTTGATATTCTGGCGGTCAATATTCCTCCCTTGCGCCAGCGGTCTGATGATATCCCGCAATTATGTCAACATTTTCTGAAGCGATTCAGCCAGGAATATAATCGTCCAAATAAGGTTCTATCCCAGAGAACCCTCGCCTGGATGTCTGCGTACGAATGGCCCGGCAACATCCGCGAGCTGGAAAATTATTTGCACAAATTATTTGTGTTGACTGAATCGACGGTCATTGATGTGGCTGATGTAAAGGGCCTCCCCGGAACGGCCTCTGTTACGCATATGACCTGCGAGAGTTCCACGGGCCTGATGGATGAAAATACACTGGATTCATTCCAGCAGGAAAAAGCTCGCGTCATAGAAGAGTTTGAAAAAAATTATATCCGTACCCTGTTACAGCGGTGTGCAGGCAATATTTCCAAAGCGGCTCGGCTGGCGGGTAAAGAACGACGGAGTTTTACTCGCCTGATAGAAAAATACGGTGTTGATAAAAATCAATACCAGACGGACCGCTACCCTACCTGA
- a CDS encoding response regulator, whose protein sequence is MPTKRALIVDDSTTAQYRLKKMLRAYDLQIDAVDSGEAALLHLASHVPDVIFMDHLMPGMDGFRALQIIKSHPETAMVPVIMYTSKSGDVYTGQARALGALDVISKDTINATDLSKVMEGIHIYPLKRVQETVAEPEEVMLPDDGINPQLDISDLPPVEAVAAPAPRTEGPSSDNSRRIELRISQLEHAIDDSRRVITARLVREIQKLRYNISRELTEHVAPAEPLKKPDTPAADEAQSIPVAQPSRQGWFLPFATLAVVLIVGGFSFTYFNKLNERLSALSEQQAEQRSHLNDINNKLVELHTSLEMQSNMQTQLGVVNSGRVVKSNMLNDMVWAFNQNGAMPFNPDIMDPNAIKRLSEFVHRISQQGFKGAVWVNLSAGDFCVVTDSAGRAQLPGKDARMSDCMLLSELYTIENMMEEVVEEIDSNLVAINSVNRGDINVIVSRMDDQLLNYPTRQPQTLASEWNRVAQNNNRLTIELSDVDSLQ, encoded by the coding sequence ATGCCGACCAAGCGCGCCCTGATAGTTGATGACTCCACCACCGCCCAATATCGCCTGAAGAAGATGTTGCGGGCTTATGACCTGCAAATTGATGCCGTGGATTCCGGTGAAGCCGCCCTGCTCCATCTCGCCTCCCATGTTCCCGATGTCATCTTTATGGATCACCTGATGCCGGGGATGGATGGCTTCCGCGCACTGCAAATCATCAAGTCCCACCCCGAGACCGCCATGGTGCCGGTCATCATGTACACCTCCAAAAGCGGTGACGTTTATACCGGCCAAGCCCGCGCGCTGGGCGCCCTGGACGTGATCAGCAAGGACACCATCAATGCCACTGACCTGTCCAAGGTCATGGAAGGCATTCATATCTATCCGCTCAAAAGGGTCCAGGAAACGGTAGCGGAGCCTGAGGAAGTGATGCTGCCGGATGACGGCATTAATCCCCAACTGGATATCAGCGATCTGCCACCGGTGGAAGCGGTAGCAGCCCCGGCACCGCGTACCGAAGGGCCGAGCAGCGATAACTCTCGCCGTATTGAATTGCGGATCTCCCAACTTGAACATGCCATTGACGACAGCCGCCGGGTGATTACCGCGCGCCTGGTGCGGGAAATCCAGAAATTGCGCTACAACATCAGCCGTGAGCTGACCGAACATGTGGCGCCCGCAGAGCCACTCAAAAAGCCCGATACCCCGGCTGCAGATGAGGCTCAATCGATACCCGTTGCTCAGCCGTCGCGTCAGGGTTGGTTTCTTCCCTTCGCCACCCTGGCGGTGGTGCTGATCGTCGGCGGCTTTTCATTCACTTATTTCAATAAACTGAATGAACGCTTGAGCGCGCTCAGCGAACAACAAGCCGAGCAACGCAGCCACTTGAATGACATCAACAACAAATTGGTAGAGCTGCATACATCCCTGGAAATGCAGAGCAATATGCAAACCCAACTCGGCGTTGTGAACAGCGGCCGCGTAGTAAAAAGCAATATGTTGAACGATATGGTGTGGGCGTTTAATCAGAATGGTGCTATGCCATTTAACCCGGACATCATGGACCCGAACGCGATTAAACGGTTGAGTGAATTTGTTCACCGCATCAGCCAACAGGGTTTTAAAGGTGCGGTATGGGTAAACCTGAGTGCCGGTGATTTTTGCGTCGTGACCGACAGCGCCGGCCGCGCACAATTGCCGGGGAAAGACGCACGCATGTCAGACTGCATGTTGCTGAGCGAGCTTTACACCATCGAAAATATGATGGAAGAAGTGGTTGAGGAAATCGATTCCAACCTGGTGGCGATCAACAGTGTAAACCGTGGCGATATTAATGTGATTGTGAGCCGCATGGACGACCAGTTACTCAATTATCCAACCCGCCAACCGCAAACCCTGGCGAGCGAATGGAATCGTGTTGCACAAAATAATAATCGTTTGACGATCGAGCTTAGTGATGTCGATAGTTTGCAATAA
- a CDS encoding pectate lyase, protein MVSHYKINQRALLFACSLTSALAVADVTIQENNPGFCSYEGVISTSNNGYTGSGYVDLDNSGGKRINYDIQVPVSGTYHLSFRYANTGSTSSALVVNGSSGSLSFPRTASLSTWSAAGKHVNLYAGNNTVRLQATGSQAIANIDSLTVTGNASAGTCGGSYSSASSSSVVASSTSSAVSSSSSVSSSITPSSSSSSLISSSASSASSTPIANCPAQPNPSETVQLPATVELGVGEVFDGNNRRYNLSGGSQAEGQPPLFRLQHDAVIRNVVIGNLASDGIHCEGSCTIENVWWEDIGEDAATARGPAGTVMRINCGGAFQGDDKVFQHNGRGAVHISNFIAENAGKLYRACGDCTGNGGPRYVTIENVRTNDVDTIVGINKNFGDVAVLRNLTIYHPSSHKVKACQVYQGVVKGQGSTSALGVEFETENCDVKPSDITLIGTTRLNMDGYTGSDQPNVSP, encoded by the coding sequence ATGGTGAGCCATTATAAAATCAACCAACGCGCATTGCTGTTCGCGTGCAGTCTGACATCCGCCCTCGCTGTTGCAGATGTCACCATCCAGGAAAACAATCCGGGCTTTTGCAGTTACGAAGGTGTGATCAGTACCAGCAACAACGGTTACACCGGCAGCGGCTATGTGGATCTGGATAATAGCGGTGGCAAAAGAATCAACTATGACATCCAGGTGCCGGTGAGTGGAACCTACCATCTGAGCTTCCGATATGCCAATACCGGTTCAACCAGCTCAGCCTTGGTGGTCAACGGATCTTCCGGCAGTTTATCCTTTCCGCGTACCGCTTCGCTGTCTACCTGGAGTGCTGCCGGCAAGCATGTGAATTTGTATGCGGGCAACAACACGGTGCGCTTGCAGGCGACAGGTTCGCAAGCGATTGCGAATATTGATTCGCTGACGGTTACCGGCAATGCCAGTGCCGGAACCTGTGGCGGCAGTTATTCGTCGGCCAGTTCCAGCAGTGTGGTTGCCAGTAGTACGTCAAGTGCCGTCAGTTCGTCCAGCAGTGTCAGTTCCTCGATAACCCCATCAAGCAGCAGCTCATCACTGATTTCATCCAGTGCGTCTTCGGCATCCAGCACGCCTATCGCTAATTGTCCGGCGCAGCCAAATCCGTCGGAAACCGTGCAATTACCAGCAACCGTTGAGTTGGGAGTCGGCGAAGTGTTCGATGGCAACAACCGGCGCTACAACTTGTCCGGCGGAAGCCAGGCGGAAGGTCAGCCACCGCTGTTCCGGTTGCAACACGATGCGGTAATTCGCAATGTCGTGATCGGCAATCTTGCCTCTGACGGTATCCATTGTGAAGGCAGTTGTACGATTGAAAATGTCTGGTGGGAAGACATCGGCGAAGACGCAGCAACCGCGCGCGGCCCGGCAGGCACTGTGATGCGCATCAATTGCGGCGGCGCCTTTCAGGGAGACGACAAGGTGTTTCAACACAATGGTCGCGGCGCTGTGCATATTTCCAATTTTATTGCGGAGAACGCCGGAAAATTGTATCGCGCCTGCGGCGACTGTACCGGCAACGGCGGCCCACGTTACGTGACCATCGAAAATGTACGCACTAACGATGTCGATACCATTGTGGGGATTAACAAAAACTTTGGTGATGTCGCCGTGTTGCGCAACCTGACAATTTATCACCCCTCATCTCACAAGGTAAAAGCCTGTCAGGTGTATCAAGGTGTGGTTAAAGGGCAGGGTTCTACATCGGCATTGGGCGTGGAGTTTGAAACGGAAAATTGCGATGTTAAACCGTCAGACATTACCCTGATCGGCACAACACGTTTGAATATGGATGGCTACACTGGCTCGGATCAGCCGAATGTTAGTCCCTGA
- a CDS encoding glutaredoxin family protein, producing the protein MNKVLIGFLVLLAVAFNWKKFTADAQTPANISMAHGQQVVLYATDWCGYCARTRKYFKDNNIPFTEYDIEKSSEGREQYDQLNGKGVPLLVVNGEVIRGYNPNAIQQAMKKIN; encoded by the coding sequence ATGAACAAAGTATTGATCGGCTTTCTGGTGCTGCTGGCAGTGGCATTCAACTGGAAAAAATTTACGGCAGACGCACAGACACCGGCGAACATCAGTATGGCTCATGGCCAACAAGTGGTGCTTTATGCCACAGACTGGTGTGGGTACTGCGCGCGGACGCGCAAATATTTCAAGGACAACAATATCCCTTTCACCGAATATGATATTGAAAAATCAAGCGAAGGCCGCGAACAATACGACCAGTTAAATGGCAAAGGTGTACCTTTATTGGTTGTGAATGGCGAAGTAATTCGTGGCTACAACCCGAATGCAATTCAGCAGGCAATGAAGAAAATTAACTAA
- a CDS encoding GNAT family N-acetyltransferase, translated as MNEPINLTVQHQPEQNRFSLTAGDSEAVLQYRRFERDNKSMIDFTHTWVPPEFRGKGMAEKLVREGLGWARAEGFGIEASCWYVARFLKPSDNK; from the coding sequence ATGAATGAACCCATCAATTTGACAGTACAGCATCAACCGGAGCAGAATCGCTTCAGTTTGACGGCAGGCGACAGCGAGGCCGTGCTCCAGTACCGACGTTTTGAACGCGACAATAAATCCATGATCGACTTTACCCACACCTGGGTTCCACCGGAATTTCGCGGTAAAGGCATGGCAGAAAAATTAGTGCGTGAGGGGTTGGGCTGGGCGAGGGCAGAGGGGTTTGGCATTGAGGCGAGCTGTTGGTATGTCGCCCGCTTCCTGAAGCCTTCCGATAATAAATAG